The genomic stretch TCTTCACAAAACTAAGAACAAAGTGAGATCCAATGTTCTTCCCAATTTTCTCTACCTAACCAATTTTTGATCCAAAAACAAGTGTAATGAAAGTTGTTCTTACAAGGTTGCCCCTTTTCTATATATACTATGGGCTTAGAAACATCAAATTACAAGCAATTCTCAAAAACAGCCCGGTTACTATTCCCAGCCGGTGTATCGATACACCGCCCGCCCCTTAGTTACACCGGCTGGAGGAAATTTACACCGCCCGCTCACAAAGTTACACCGGTTGACCAAAATTACACTGCTCCTGATCACAATGCACAGGCTAGGGGAAGGAGATACACCGACAAGGCTAAATGAGATACACCGGCTACCCTTGAGTTGCACCGCGCCTGATCACAATACACTGGCTAGGGGAAGGAGATACACCGACAAGGCTAATCTTGATCCTTGGCCACCAAATGTTGATCGGttttgcatggggaagcgtgcaaCACTACAAAAAGCTTAGCAAATAATCCGGTGAGACTCATTTAGGCAAATTAATCATAAACTTGAGTAATTATCAATTAAATGCACCAAAATTAGGACTAAAGCAAGGATTTTTGACAAGAATGAAGGGGCGTTAACGTATTTATcagccttactctgtcgagtaagggtgtgttgcgttttaaaaatagtttataacctgttgggtactcgatcgagtaaccttgatactcgatcgagtagggggcactcgatcgagtatctcagctactcgatcgagtagccggtttacggggggataatttgtcgggttttgttaataatgcgatttattatataattacccccgtcactttctttaaacacatttacaaacctaattgctttcaaaagagaaaacaaactacgttcttcgcatcaatcgcattataggcaaatcccggagcttggaaggtcggatttcgcctttctttatacctttgtaatctttgcgtcgagggtaagatctacatactgtttttatagtgtttcgttaaagttagttaaaccctaatttggggatttgggggttttgttgtgtttcttgattggtagtaattgtatgattgtatgttaggaggaggatttgtagaagaagccttttgatatcagctgttgagaccgtctgactgtgttgctttccaggtagggtttccctactcagtattagtcccataatgtgttggtggtgatttgtgattgttgattattatcATACGCGTACTGTGACAATTGTTaaatttggttgttgatagtagttgtgattgtttgtatctgtctgtgttctttggggcgcgtccctggctcagtggagtcacttgcgggagtggcttcacgcccattattcgccttttatgaaacccgccacagaagggatgtgcacattaaggaatttgggtttatcgctcgacggagatgagcggggatttggtgggtacggctgcggtcccccactggcggcgtggagtgacctgttgcgatgggcactctggcagggctacacactttagtgtgtagtcaggattatggagttgggattggagttcggagtatatctgtgatgattgagctgtttgtttactgtgttgttgatttatataaattgtgtgattagtaatgaccccgtttattgttttaaaaactgtggtgatccattcggggatggtgagtagttgttgagcaggtatgagtcgagttacatgggctAGCTgagatgtgccaccgtctgatgatagagtcttccgctgtagcatgattagtttatcaaacatttcttttagttgttggttttgagaacatgtaaccgtattttggtattttgttttggattgtaacctttcactaaagttatactatttaaatgttgtttcgttattgtcttatgattatcattgcctcgggcaaccgagatggtagcatctttatacctgagtggtcctggtaaggcacttggagtataagGGTGTTACATATGTTCCTAGAATTTGTAACAAAGCCGCTCATATGATAACTAAGCGTGCTATTAATATGTAGGTCTCGTTAAcccgattgtcaaaaaaaaaagagttttggTCATATTTTACTTAATTCTCTACTCTCGATTGAAACTCTCTCGCTAATGTTCGCACAACTATTCTAATAATCTCATGTCAAATAATGGCCCATGTGATTTTAATCTGACATCAAAGAGCGACTACCTAAAAACCTTTTTTCTAGAGTACATTGTACAATACCCAATGAATCCTCTGCATGCAAATGTTTGGAGGTAACCTAGGAGTGGGGGTGTGGTTAATATTGATCCTGGGGTTCTGGGTCTATCTAGGGAGTATTGGGGTAACTGTATTTTAGGGTTTATGGTGGATTAGCGTCTCTTTGCACTAGAGTTTGTGAGTAATATCATCCGGAAAAAGTGGAAGGTGAGGGGATTGATCACTGTTCATAAGATGGGTGATATTTATGTTCTTCACTGTGCTGATAGTGAGGATATGGAAGGTTTACTGAGGAGGACTACGGCAACTATTGACGGGGCTTTGATGGTCTTTGCGTGCTGGTATCCGGATACTGTTCCGAGGACAGTGAGATTCCCCTATGCTGAGATCAAAGTCCGTGTTTGTGGACTGCCGTTTGAGTATCTTTCAATGCATGTCGCTCAAGTTGCGGGTAAGCTTCTTAGTCACTATTTTCAGGTTGAACCGTTTGAGGTTCTGCCAAAAAATGATTATTTGAGGCTAAAAGTTTGTGTGAAGTTGAATGAACCTTTGATGCCTGGGTTCTTTCTGGCCATGGATGGGGGCTAACTGCTCTGGGTTCAATTCAAGTATGAGGAAGTTTTTAAATTCTGTATTAAGTGTGGTAAGGTGGGGCATATTGGGGCTCAGTGTCGTGAGTCTATCATGACAATTGTTTCAAGTATTAATGGGATGTTAGATAGGACGATGGATAAGGGGTTTGTGGTCTTTCATTCCCATAGTAATCATACTATGTTTAATCTTGATCTTCGAGCTACTCCGTCCACTACCAAATTTATTTCGTCTGATGTTCGTTTTATGGATGAGAGGGGGTCTAGGGGACGTGAGAGAGGGAGGGATTCTCCTGAAAGATTGGTTGATTTTGAACTGGGTACTACACCTGGTGGTAGGGTTTATCCTGGTATGCGGTTTGCAGTGACTGACCAGCCTTTTGCGGCTCCTGTTATCTTTCCAATGGGTTTTGGTGGGGGTGAATGCAGCTGCTAATCAGGGAGCTGCTGAGAGGCAGAGGAATCAAGGGGATGCTGTTATGGTGGATGTTCATGGGACACAAGACAACCGGGAAGGGATTCATGCTGGGGTTCAACAAGGTGAGGGTTCTCAGGCTGCTAGAGGCCCTCAGGGGGTTGCTGCTATTGGGGGTGAAGGTGTTGTACAGGGTCATCAGCTGACTGATGCTTCTAGACCTGGGTTGGGAGGGTGGCTTCATGGGGAATCTTCCCAACCTAGGGGTGTAGAAGGTGCTCCTATTCTGCAGGGGGGAGGAAATGGATTTAATTCTGTTCAGATGCCTACTGCTGCTGCTGTTAttcttaataataatagtaattctgATGAGTATCACAATGCTCCTGAGGACTTTGAGCAAGAGGGTAATACTCTTCATGGAGTGACAAGGTTTCTTCATCAGGTTCAAGCTGCTGACCCCTATGTGCTTTATTCTGGGGTTAGTAGTTCAAGAGGAGGATTAGACCGTGACTTAAGGATTCAAGAGGCTATTTTGAATAGGGTGGAAGGGGATGCTGACTGGGCAAGGATGGAATATGATCATCGTGGGTTGAACCAAACTTTTGATCCTCCACCTCAGGGACTGCCAATTATTTATCATTATCCTGATGGATTTGGGCATCAACCAGGGCCTGGGGAGGAAGGCTCTGCTGACATGGATGTGGGCTCTCCTACTGAGGATATGGGGTCTCCTTTGGAAGATTCTTCAGTGGAAGTTATTGTTATTAGTTCTGACTCTGAATCTGATGCTGATTTGGGACCACCTGCATGCTCTTGGATTCTGAATCCTGCAATGTTGGGTAATTCTTCTGATGAATCCTCTGAATTTCATCACAGTAGTGCTATCAACTTAATTTCCACTTCTGAGGATGGTGTTGAGGTTAATTCTGGGGTGAGAGTTCATGATGATGCTGGGTCTGAGGAAGCTGTGGTGGCTAAGGTTAGTGTGGGGGTTGAGGGGAGTGGAGTGGCTAGGGAGAACATTAGGGCTCCCTCCTCGTTATCATCCACTGGTATTGCTATGATGCAAGCTAAGCTGGACTCTGTTGAGCAAGCTCTGAATAGGAAAATTGCTGAACTAAGGGCTGTGGAAGACCAGAGTATTGTTAGTCTCGTAAAAGGGAAAGGTGTTCTGATTGAGGATTCTCTGCCCTTACCTCATGCTGGCTTTCCAATGACTTCTGCTTGTCGTCCGTCTGCCAAGCTGATTGCTGCCATGGATGAGGGTAGACAGGTGAGGGGTGGTGTTTCGGATGGGTTCATGGGAATTGCGGACTTGTATCATCGTTCTGAACCGATGGAGGCTAAAAAGGAGGTGATTTGGGGAGCTCGGAAGAGGAAATGCTGTACTGATGTGAAGGAGGTGATACTTCCTGAAGCTGTTGTGGGTTCTGTTGAGGGTGCTAAGTTCTATCTGCTCAATTTGTCCAAGAAGTTATGCAGTGGGGAAGGTATTCACGGTGATAGGGGGAAGATGAGTAAGGGGTTTCATGTAACTGCTCCTGTTTTGGTGACGGATGATTCGTCTAAAGCGTCTGTCAATGCTGCTGCTGATGAAggctttgcggaggttgggccGTCACAACCTCCTCGGTCACCATGATGGGATTGGCATGGAATTGTAGGGGTATTAGTAATGCGCTCTCCCCTACAATTCCTAAGATAAGAGCGCTCCTTAGTAAGAAGTATTATGACTTTGTTTTTATTATGGAAACGAAATGTACTGTAGCTCGTGTTAGTCCTTTATTTCGCTCGTTAGGTTTTGAAAAGTCTGTTGGAGTGGATGATGTAGGGGCGTCCGGGGGCCTTTGGGTAGGTTGGCGTAGGGGTGAAAAAATAAGCCATGTCTACTCATGTATGAATTTTATCGTTCTTCGGGTTGCGAAATTTAATGGACTTTTGTGGTACTTGGTTTTGTTTTATGGGGCTCCCAAAGCTTCCTTGCGGGCGTCTGTTTTGAATGAATTGGAGAGTTGTTTAGAGTCTTTGGAGTATCCTTACTTAATTGTAGGGGACTTCAATCAAGTGGAATTCCCATGTGATAAATGGAGTTCATGTTCGACAAAAATTAATGGCGCCTCGTTTTTTAGTGAGTGGAGAATAAAAAATGAGCTTGTGGACATTCCGTTCAAAGGTCCGCATTTTACGTGGTGTAACAATCGACGTGGTTTTGATTTTGTGtatgaaagaattgataaggCTTTAGCCTCTAAGGATTGGTTTTCCATTTTTCCTAATACGGGCTTGAAGCATTATCCGATTCAGATTTATGATCATGCCCCTATTGAGTTGGATCTTAATCTTGTACAAAATACTAGTAAAAAACCGTATAAATTGGATGCTTGGGCACTTGAAAATGAGGAGTGCCTTTTGGAAGTTCGAAAGGCTTGGACTGTGAATATTGTAGGCTCCCCAGCTTACCGTTTGACTAGGAAACTTGCTGTGGTACGGCAAAAAGTGAAATCATGGACCCTAGATAAGAGAAATGAATGGAATCAGAAATGGGAGGACTTTGATATTCGTCTGGAAAAAGGGATGGAGTTGGCTATTAGGGAGGGTAAGGGTGAGGAACACTCTAAGGTTGATGAGGAGGTACGGGCTTTTGCTAGAGCAGCGACTTGTTTTTGGAAGCAGAGAGCGAAAATACGGTGGTCTGTGGATGGGGATGCTTGTACTAAGTATTTCTTCAACTGGGTCAAAGGTAGAGCGGGGAGAAATTTTATTTATGGTATTCGGGATGATGAGGGTACGTGGATTTATGACCCAGGGGAGGTGGGTCTTTCTTTTCAGCGTCATTTTATGGACCTCTACAAAGCTCAATCGGGAAGTGCTACGGAATCTTCTTCTTACTTAGATGCTGCGGCAAGGACTTTGGATGCTGAGGATGATATTTTTACGGGGATTACTAGACATGTCACGAATGATGATGCGGACTGGCTAAGGAAGCCTTTCTCGGCTAAGGAGGTCCGAAAAGCGGTTTTTCAAATGGGTCCCCTGGTCCTGATGGCATTCCGGCAATGTTTTTCCAAAAGTGTTGGGGGTGGATCAAGTCTGATCTAACTACAGCCGTGCTCTCGGTGCTGAATTCTGGGAGGGCGTTGAGGGAGGTCAATCGCACTTTTATCACCCTTATCCCTAAAGGAGACAACCCTGCGACAGTTCAAGATTACCGGCCGATTAGTCTCTGTAATGTTTTCATGAGGATTGTCACTACGTGTATTGCAAACCGGTTGTCTAAAGTGATGGGTTCCTTGGTCGGGGAATTTCAAAATGCTTTTATTCCTGGACGGCTAATTAGTGATAATATTTTGCTGGCTCATGAGGCCATTCATGCCATCAACGGACATAAACAGGGAAGAGTTGGAAGATTTGCGTTTAAAGCTGATATGAGTAAAGCCTATGATAGGGTCTGGTGGCATTTCCTGGAATTAACGTTGTATAAGTTTGGTTTTCCTGAGAACTTGGTTCAGCTGATTATGAGTTGTGTTTCTTCGGTGTCATATGAGGTTCTGTTTAATGGTTCTGCTCGTGATGCCTTTAAGCCAACTTGTGGTCTGCGACAGGGAGATCCCCTATCTCCTTATCTCTTCATCTTATGCATGAAAGTTTTGTCTGGGAAGGTGCTTCAAGCGCAAAACGCAGGGGTGCTCCGCGGCATTAGACTCTGTCTGGAGGTTCCACCTTTAACGCACTTGTTTTTTTGCGGATGATGCTGTTTTCTTCCTCCAGGATGCTAATCGGTCGGTGTACAGATTAAAAGAGATTTTGGATGCCTATTGTCATGCCTCGGGTCAGCAAATAAATGATAAGAAATCAGGTGTGCTTTTTAGCCCGAGTACGAAGTTGCACCAGGCTAAGACATGCTTAAAAGTTCTAAATATTTGCAATAATAAGGGAATTGGAAAATACCTTGGTTTACTTACTGAATTTCAGGGTTCAAAGCGCGAAATCTTTGCGGGGCTAACTGAGATAGTTGCAAAACGAGTTTCTTCGTGGAATGAAATTTTTCTATCACCGGCGGGTCGTTTGACCTTAATTTCATCTGTCTTATCAAATATCTCCaattactttctatcggtctTTAAGATTCCGGTAAGTGTGTCTAGCAAGATTAATTCAATGCTGGCACATTTTTGGTGGGGTGGATGTAAGGCTGGGAGAAAAACTCACTGGTGTAGTAGAAGGTTCCTTAGTCTGCCGAAGAGCTCGGGTGGGCTTGGGATGAGGAACATTGAGTGTTTGAATCAAGCTTTGCTGGCTAAACAGGCTTGGCGAATCATTTCGGGCCAAACATCCTTGTTTTGTAAGATTTTTAGTGCCAAACTTTTTGGTCGGGAAGGATGGAATGAGGGGTCATCTTATTCACGACGAAGTAATGTCTCTTGGGCTGTTCGGAGTATCCGCTATGGGATGGATCTCATCTTGCGTAATATTGCCAGGAAGCCTGCGGGACGGTCTGAGCTTCCGGTTTGGTCCTCGGCTTGGGTGGCCGGGGAAAGGCCGGAACCAAGTGCTGCAGCTATGCTACCTGAGAATTCACACCTCAAAGATTTGAGAGTCAAGGAATTACGACTCTCGAATGGGAGCTGGGATGAAGAGTTTGTCCGCTACCTGTTCAGTACGGAGTCGGCTGCTAAAATTTTAGCTATCCCTTTCTGTGTCTCACAGAATAAGGACAAGGTGTTCTGGAGGCACACTAAAAATGGTCTTTACTCAGTTAAGAGTGGCTATGGTGTCGCTTTTGATGACTATATGATGCTGCACGGGTCCACAAAGGATAGGACTCGGCTGCGTAAGTCAGGGGTGGCTTTCTGCAGGAAAAAGCTTTGGAGATTACCCGGGCCGAGTTCTTGGAGGGTTTTCTTGTGGCGCTTACTGACGGATTCGTTACCTGTGGGGAATGAGTTTCTAAAGCGAAAATTGGGTATGGACTCTACTTGTAAAATGTGTTCGGGGGAGGAAGGGTACACAGAGACGAGCGTGCATTTATTTCGGGATTGCCAAATCGCGTGTCGGGTCTGGGCTTGCTCTGATCTTGGAGTTAGGATTGAAGGGGGTGCCCATATTGGGTTAGGGGATTGGATTATTAATTGGCTCTCTTATCTAGGCAAATTGGATGATGCGAAGGTTAAAATTATTAAATTCTTGGCAACTTTATGGTGCTTGTGATTGGTTCGTAATCGGGTTGTTTTCCAGGGGGAGTCTTTTCACCCTAATATGTTCTTTGGATTATGGTCGAGTTCGGTCGACACTACTTTGAAGGCACTTAACACTGGGAAGGAGGAGAGCTGCGGTGGGGAGGTGGATGGGCGGATCAAGGAAGCAAGTCATTTACGTGAAGGGCGACCTCTTTTTGTGGTGGGAAGTCGGTATTCGTGTACGGCAACTAGGGTAATGGTGGACGCTGGGTGGAAATCGGTGGGTCAGTCTGCGGTGGGATGGATCGCGTACGTGGATGAGGGTGGTTCCGGGGTCACCAGAAGTGCTAAGATCTGTGCGGAATCTGGATTACAGGCGGAAGCCTTAGGAATACGAGATGCACTGCGATGGGCTTACTCTCAAGGGATTCTGCATCTTGAGGTCAACTCGGATTGCCTGCAGCTTATTCTACAACTCGCGGGTCTGGAGATTGACCATCATATCATTGATGGGGTTATTGATGACATGCGTCTCCTTTTTCCTTATTTTCATTCTTTATCATTTAGGTTTGTACCGCGTCGTTTTAATAAAGTTGCTCATGGGCTCGCTAAGCGGGCTATGAGTGACTTGGACATTTGATTGTCTTCTTTACTGCtgccaaagaaaaaaaaaaaaaaaattgtacaatACCCCTTCTTATTATGGAGTACTTTCTTATCTTAATAATCTTGCCATAAGtattttattttgaatgtttAGATATATCTTGAATCCCACACTAATCACATTTTGCAAGGTAATTCCGAAATTCTGAGATTAATATATGCtagggcgacaccgggtgttaccgagttttggtaacaccctaataaaaaaatagaaaaaaatttAAAACTGAAATTGGGGTTTAACTTTTGCACCAAACTTTGATGGGTACACTCGTAATTTTAATTCGATTTTTCCACAAGAGATTAATCTCATCAATTGACGATGATGAATTTAACAAGATAAGCTTTTGCAATGTCATCAAATTGAAGGAGGAGAAATACAAATGGTGCAGTAGTCTTTGCAATCAACCATTAAATTCCCTTTTAGCAAAATCTGTACTATAAAAGATGCACAATAATGAAGATGAATAATAGACTATAATCCTATGATAGAAAAAGAATAATGGAATAATCTAATAAACGAATGAACAGATTATAATAATCTTGATCAACGGAATTTATGGAACTCTGAATCGATTCCGGAAGCTTTCAATTAATTTAGAAGAAGTATGGTGTTAAATACTTGCAATTTTTACGAAACTACCCTTTACTTACTAAAATAttcaaatttcattttttttaaaaataaactaaaaaatgCTACTAATTTACTGAAATACCCTGGGTGTTACCGAGTTTCGGTAACACCCGGTGTTACTGAGTTTCGGTAACACCCGGTGTTACTATCTCATTTTCCTTAATATATTAAGGAAACAAAATCATACTCATTCCGATCATTTTACACATGTTCTTAATACTTTTATAGAGGTTAAAGTTTTAGAACCTTGACCGTGTATAAACTAAAAACTATATTATTTCATAATATAACTTTTATATAGTTacatttgttttaaaaaaatcttATATAAAAAGTTATTGTCAACTGTTaatcattattataatatataagTAGATAAAACTATAGTCATAGTATAGTTAGGATACCGTGTACAAAGTAATTGGGAGGAACATGTGCAAAAGGAGGGAGTACTAACTATATTAATATTATCACTACACTGTTTTTATTTCTAACAACCTATATTATAAAATAAAATGTTTTTCCTAAACAATTTATATTTAGAAATCATGAAAAATGTTAATTAACCCCTTTAAATTTGATCAATAGTAAAATTAAGCTCTTATAAATTTTTTATTGTAATAATTTAGTCCCTTAACTTTGTCTAAAGTAAAATTCAACCGATTTTCGATTGTcaatataataataatgttaaatgtttttatatTTTGTTGTGCGGCAGCATCGATACCTTCTTGTTGGGCCCCTGATGCATCTGTGTCCATGATCTATAATAGTACACTATTGTAAGCTTTGGGTCAAGCCATCACGAATTTACTCTTGAACTCTTTTCCAAAGGCCCTCGTACTATTATATgttgtagacacttataaagatgttaattcatCTTTTCACCACCGAAGTGGGATATGgctttgcaccctaacaatcatCTCCTCAAATAAAGGACCGTCATCTTATCTTAGACCTTAACCTTTACGGAGAACTTGGAACTTCCCCACATCATGCAGCCCCAACCAGTTTCTAGGCACCATAAGTAtcaccaagtcttgataacctcctcTTAACTGACACGCCATGCTACCAAGTCATGTCTGCACCACATGTCACCGCCTTGGTCATCTAGTGATT from Silene latifolia isolate original U9 population chromosome 2, ASM4854445v1, whole genome shotgun sequence encodes the following:
- the LOC141626994 gene encoding uncharacterized protein LOC141626994 is translated as MGLAWNCRGISNALSPTIPKIRALLSKKYYDFVFIMETKCTVARVSPLFRSLGFEKSVGVDDVGASGGLWVGWRRGEKISHVYSCMNFIVLRVAKFNGLLWYLVLFYGAPKASLRASVLNELESCLESLEYPYLIVGDFNQVEFPCDKWSSCSTKINGASFFSEWRIKNELVDIPFKGPHFTWCNNRRGFDFVYERIDKALASKDWFSIFPNTGLKHYPIQIYDHAPIELDLNLVQNTSKKPYKLDAWALENEECLLEVRKAWTVNIVGSPAYRLTRKLAVVRQKVKSWTLDKRNEWNQKWEDFDIRLEKGMELAIREGKGEEHSKVDEEVRAFARAATCFWKQRAKIRWSVDGDACTKYFFNWVKGRAGRNFIYGIRDDEGTWIYDPGEVGLSFQRHFMDLYKAQSGSATESSSYLDAAARTLDAEDDIFTGITRHVTNDDADWLRKPFSAKEVRKAVFQMGPLVLMAFRQCFSKSVGGGSSLI